One genomic segment of Drosophila melanogaster chromosome 3L includes these proteins:
- the scyl gene encoding scylla, isoform A, which yields MKMDVIAREQIIYGSLQGSNKNKDWTSRLPPPSAYTLDLMSKKAKTTTGGSSNGSNATATSTTTSTSSSIKHKQPAGSSNNNVGQSQSKKTKPSGSYNSNSNYYYYAADEEEGGSADYALSNYDKKAVEELSLRLLDELRAAKSRHLTCTEVSLPCDLTPSVAREIIRVSEKEPRGIRGCTIYIEFEDEPKNSRRIASIKVDSDTVSTFEVYLTLRQDHRGWTSLLPQFMKSLARTITISPEYTITKNKLYSADGLGARRSYSFGSHAHRPSAAIATPTN from the exons ATGAAAATGGATGTTATTGCTCGGGAACAAATCATCTACGGTAGCCTGCAGGgatcaaacaaaaataaag ATTGGACCAGCAGACTGCCACCGCCGTCGGCATACACTCTGGACCTGATGTCCAAGAAGGCCAAGACGACAACCGGGGGCAGCAGCAATGGCAGCAATGCTACCGCCACATCCAcaaccacatccacatccagcAGTATTAAGCACAAGCAGCCGGcgggcagcagcaacaacaatgttGGCCAAAGTCAGAGCAAGAAGACAAAGCCCAGCGGCAGCTATAATAGCAATAgcaactactactactacgCTGCTGACGAGGAGGAGGGCGGTAGCGCTGACTATGCACTGAGCAACTACGATAAGAAGGCTGTCGAGGAGCTGTCCCTGCGATTGCTCGACGAACTGAGGGCGGCCAAGTCGCGTCATTTGACCTGTACGGAAGTGTCGCTACCCTGTGATCTCACGCCGAGCGTGGCCCGGGAAATAATCCGCGTGTCGGAGAAGGAGCCCCGCGGCATACGCGGCTGCACCATCTACATTGAGTTCGAGGATGAGCCGAAGAATTCGCGTCGCATTGCCTCGATCAAGGTCGATTCGGATACGGTGTCCACATTCGAAGTGTATCTGACCCTCAGGCAGGATCATCGCGGCTGGACGTCGCTGTTGCCGCAGTTCATGAAGAGTTTGGCCCGCACGATCACCATCAGTCCGGAGTATACGATCACCAAGAATAAGCTATATTCCGCTGATGGTTTGGGTGCACGCAGGAGCTATAGCTTCGGCAGCCACGCCCATAGACCCAGTGCGGCCAtcgccacgcccaccaacTAA